The following proteins come from a genomic window of Azoarcus sp. PA01:
- a CDS encoding Na+/H+ antiporter subunit C produces the protein MEIILALAIGIMGGSGVYLLLRPRTFQVIIGLSLLAYAVNLFIFSMGRLNLGRAPVIVPSHGSNPAFYADPLPQALVLTAIVIGFATTALFLVVLLASRGLTGTDHVDGREPEQE, from the coding sequence ATGGAAATCATCCTCGCACTGGCGATCGGGATCATGGGCGGCTCAGGCGTGTACCTGCTGCTGCGCCCCCGCACCTTCCAGGTCATCATCGGCCTGTCGCTGCTGGCGTACGCGGTGAACCTGTTCATTTTCAGCATGGGGCGGCTCAATCTCGGCCGTGCGCCGGTGATCGTGCCGTCCCACGGCAGCAACCCCGCGTTTTACGCCGATCCGCTGCCGCAGGCGCTGGTGCTGACGGCGATCGTCATCGGTTTCGCGACGACCGCGCTGTTCCTCGTCGTGCTGCTCGCATCGCGCGGACTGACGGGCACCGACCACGTCGACGGGCGGGAGCCGGAGCAGGAATGA
- a CDS encoding monovalent cation/H+ antiporter subunit D encodes MSGWLQHLPILPVVLPLFAGAAMLLFGETRRRARTILALTSTIAQLVVALTLLGMSGELISAPWASDVGVYALGDWAAPFGIVLVVDRLSAIMLTLGATLGLATLVYSLARWERAGAHFLPLSQFLLMGISGAFLTGDLFNLFVFFEVLLAASYGLVLHGSGATRVRAGLHYIVVNLVASLLFLIAAALIYGVTGTLNMAELALRIPLLIGDERALVDAAAALLGVVFLVKAGAWPLNFWLVPAYGAAAAPVAGVFAILTKVGIYALVRFETLLGDAAPAPFGGEWMFYSGLATIATGTLGMLAAQQLDRLAGCTVIVSSGTLLTAFGFDGYALTGPGLFYLVSSVLASAAFFMVIEMAERGRAIAADLLAVSFEAFGLQDPQDPRQIESVVGFPIPAAMAFLGLAFILCAVLVTGLPPLSGFVGKFTLLVAAIAFEPGPGSNAPHPGLFIAALLLSGFAGVVALSRIGTRIFWSTERSVPRLQWTEAVPVTALLLLCVALAGGAGPAMTYFNTTAQYLEGRGYVEAVLPGMTVTEGFAR; translated from the coding sequence ATGAGCGGCTGGCTGCAGCATCTGCCGATTCTGCCGGTCGTGCTGCCGCTGTTCGCGGGAGCGGCGATGCTGCTGTTCGGCGAAACCCGGCGGCGGGCGCGCACGATTCTCGCGCTGACCTCGACGATCGCGCAGCTGGTCGTCGCGCTCACGCTGCTGGGAATGAGCGGCGAACTAATCAGTGCGCCATGGGCGAGCGACGTCGGCGTTTATGCGCTCGGCGATTGGGCTGCGCCGTTCGGCATCGTGCTGGTCGTCGACCGCCTGTCGGCGATCATGCTCACGCTGGGCGCGACGCTGGGACTCGCGACGCTCGTGTATTCGCTCGCGCGGTGGGAGCGCGCCGGCGCGCATTTCCTGCCGCTTTCGCAGTTCCTGCTGATGGGGATCAGCGGCGCCTTCCTGACCGGCGATCTCTTCAACCTGTTCGTCTTTTTCGAAGTGCTGCTCGCCGCGTCGTACGGGCTCGTCCTGCACGGCTCGGGCGCGACACGGGTCAGGGCGGGACTGCATTACATCGTCGTCAATCTCGTTGCGTCGCTGCTTTTCCTGATTGCGGCGGCCCTCATTTACGGCGTCACCGGCACGCTCAACATGGCCGAACTGGCGTTGCGCATCCCGCTCCTCATCGGGGACGAACGAGCGCTCGTCGACGCGGCCGCGGCGCTGCTCGGCGTCGTGTTCCTCGTCAAGGCGGGCGCCTGGCCCCTCAACTTCTGGCTGGTTCCGGCCTACGGTGCGGCAGCTGCGCCCGTGGCGGGCGTGTTCGCGATCCTGACGAAAGTCGGCATCTATGCGCTGGTGCGCTTCGAAACGCTGCTCGGCGACGCTGCGCCGGCCCCGTTCGGCGGCGAATGGATGTTCTACAGCGGCCTCGCGACGATCGCGACGGGAACGCTCGGAATGCTCGCCGCGCAGCAGCTGGATCGCCTCGCCGGCTGCACGGTGATCGTCTCGTCGGGAACGCTGCTGACGGCGTTCGGTTTCGACGGCTACGCGCTGACGGGGCCGGGCCTGTTCTATCTTGTCAGCTCGGTGCTCGCGAGCGCCGCGTTCTTCATGGTCATAGAAATGGCCGAACGCGGCCGGGCGATCGCGGCCGACCTCCTCGCGGTCAGCTTCGAAGCTTTCGGGCTCCAGGATCCCCAGGACCCCAGGCAAATCGAGAGCGTCGTCGGCTTTCCGATCCCGGCCGCAATGGCTTTCCTCGGCCTGGCGTTCATCCTGTGTGCGGTGCTGGTGACCGGGCTGCCGCCGCTGTCGGGGTTCGTCGGGAAGTTCACGCTGCTGGTCGCGGCGATCGCATTCGAGCCGGGGCCCGGCTCCAACGCCCCGCACCCCGGGCTGTTCATCGCCGCGCTGCTGCTCTCCGGCTTCGCCGGCGTGGTCGCGTTGTCGCGCATCGGGACGCGCATCTTCTGGAGCACCGAGCGCAGCGTGCCGCGGCTGCAATGGACCGAAGCCGTCCCCGTCACCGCGCTGCTGCTGCTGTGCGTCGCGCTCGCCGGCGGTGCGGGGCCGGCGATGACGTATTTCAACACGACCGCGCAATACCTCGAGGGCCGCGGCTACGTCGAGGCGGTGCTGCCGGGGATGACGGTGACGGAAGGCTTCGCGCGATGA
- the mnhG gene encoding monovalent cation/H(+) antiporter subunit G: MNVPLWAALPAAALLVVGGLLTLVGSLGLLRLHDFHARIHAPTMGSTLGAGCILLASILVSSALAQRPVVHELLIAVFVVLTSPVTAMLLMRASLYRPRG, from the coding sequence ATGAACGTGCCGTTGTGGGCCGCGCTCCCTGCCGCCGCGCTGCTCGTCGTCGGCGGTCTGTTGACGCTCGTCGGTTCGCTCGGACTGCTGCGGCTGCACGATTTTCACGCCCGCATCCACGCCCCGACGATGGGAAGCACGCTCGGCGCGGGCTGCATCCTGCTCGCCTCGATCCTGGTTTCGTCGGCGCTCGCGCAGCGGCCGGTGGTGCATGAACTGCTGATCGCGGTGTTCGTCGTCCTGACTTCGCCGGTGACCGCGATGCTGCTGATGCGCGCTTCGCTCTACCGGCCGCGCGGTTGA
- a CDS encoding DUF2889 domain-containing protein, which produces MFGECERELVHTRQITCRAYRRKDGLYEVEATVADEKTQEMIFRSREPIRPGELIHHMSITFLIDQEFTILDVEARMMAAPWPAVCPDAAAAYRRLIGLHIGPGFGRQVRERVGGTEGCAHLTDLITQVGNTYTQASWPDRVARQIAIDPDPRRWPDSRAVAFVGECLAWRRDGETLRGEYPELADE; this is translated from the coding sequence ATGTTTGGGGAATGCGAGCGCGAACTCGTGCATACGCGGCAGATCACCTGTCGGGCCTATCGCCGCAAGGACGGCCTGTATGAAGTCGAAGCGACGGTCGCGGACGAGAAAACGCAGGAGATGATTTTCCGCTCGCGCGAGCCGATCCGTCCCGGCGAACTGATCCATCACATGTCGATCACGTTCCTGATCGACCAGGAGTTCACGATCCTCGATGTGGAAGCGCGGATGATGGCGGCGCCATGGCCGGCAGTGTGTCCGGATGCCGCTGCGGCTTATCGGCGCCTCATCGGGCTCCACATCGGGCCCGGGTTTGGCCGGCAGGTTCGTGAGCGCGTCGGCGGCACGGAAGGCTGCGCGCATCTGACCGACCTCATCACTCAGGTCGGCAACACCTACACGCAGGCTTCCTGGCCGGATCGCGTCGCGCGTCAGATCGCCATCGACCCCGACCCGCGGCGCTGGCCGGATTCTCGCGCCGTCGCGTTCGTCGGCGAATGCCTCGCCTGGCGGCGCGACGGGGAGACGCTGCGCGGCGAATATCCGGAACTCGCCGACGAGTGA
- a CDS encoding cache domain-containing protein, with protein sequence MKTTLRIASLCLCSFAFPAAHAAATASAATAPTAQADLVQRADENRSRRLLEKAVAHYRDKGEAALADFNQSPAFSDKELYVYVMTLDGEMLASGGPSVALVGRNVATMKDVTGKEFFRDMLDTAAKTGHGRIEYRWLNRVDNRVEPKVTLFERVNDRIIAVGYYTPRATAEQAKGLLERAVTALNEKGDAALNAFNAIDGGFIQDDLYVFVIDIPTRRFVAHGGSPAMVGTDGSALRDPKGKAVVTDMLNIVGRKGEGELDYAWRNPLTEKLESKHSFFRKVGDKIVGVGYYTR encoded by the coding sequence ATGAAAACCACTCTTCGCATCGCCTCCCTGTGCCTGTGCAGCTTCGCGTTTCCGGCGGCCCACGCGGCAGCCACCGCATCCGCCGCAACCGCTCCGACCGCACAGGCCGACCTCGTCCAGCGCGCCGACGAGAACCGCAGCCGCCGCCTGCTCGAGAAGGCCGTCGCCCACTATCGCGACAAGGGCGAAGCCGCGCTGGCCGATTTCAATCAGTCGCCGGCGTTCAGCGACAAGGAGCTTTACGTCTATGTAATGACCCTCGACGGCGAAATGCTCGCGAGCGGCGGGCCATCCGTCGCGCTGGTCGGACGCAACGTCGCGACGATGAAGGATGTAACGGGCAAGGAGTTTTTCCGCGACATGCTCGACACCGCGGCGAAAACGGGCCACGGCCGTATCGAGTACCGCTGGCTCAACCGCGTCGATAACCGCGTCGAACCGAAAGTCACGCTGTTCGAGCGGGTGAACGACCGCATCATCGCGGTGGGGTACTACACGCCGCGCGCCACTGCCGAGCAGGCGAAAGGCCTGCTCGAGCGTGCCGTCACCGCGCTGAACGAAAAGGGCGACGCCGCGCTGAACGCTTTCAATGCGATCGACGGCGGTTTTATCCAGGATGATCTCTACGTCTTCGTCATCGATATCCCGACCCGGCGCTTCGTAGCCCACGGGGGTTCTCCGGCGATGGTCGGCACCGACGGCAGCGCGTTGCGCGACCCGAAAGGCAAGGCCGTCGTCACCGACATGCTGAACATCGTCGGGCGCAAGGGCGAAGGGGAACTCGATTACGCGTGGCGCAATCCGCTGACCGAAAAGCTCGAGTCGAAACACAGCTTTTTCCGCAAGGTCGGCGACAAGATCGTCGGCGTGGGCTATTACACGCGGTGA
- a CDS encoding alpha-glucosidase, with protein sequence MRTAGDDAAGRAWWKEAVVYQIYPRSFMDSNGDGIGDLNGITARLDYVKSLGVDVIWLCPVFGSPNDDNGYDISDYQAIMDDFGTMADFDRLLAEVHRRGMRLILDLVANHTSDLHPWFLESRASLNNPKRDWYLWRDGKDGREPNNWESIFKGSAWKHDAATGQYFLHLFSERQPDLNWDNPEVRTAIYEMVRWWLDKGVDGFRLDAVSHKKKEPGLPDMPNPHGLDYVPSFEKHMNVDGVLDYLDELCRHTFDHYDVMTVGEANGVSPQQARAWVGEEHRRLNMIFQFEHSALWKKAPRNGLDLPALKAVLTKWQKSLEGIGWNALFLENHDLPRVVSRWGDTGRYWRESATALATMYFLMQGTPFIYQGQELGMTNSRFAALDDFNDVLTKNRFALMKREGLGERDIIDLLSIVSRDNARTPMPWNGSANAGFSTGTPWLRVNPNFNEINAELQEPDPASVLNHYRCLIALRKREPGLVYGHYELLMEDDAQIYAYSRTQGARRYLIITNLTRDEARYHEPGLLLEGSGLLLANHPVESHPPTDRLLLRPYEARVYRLG encoded by the coding sequence CGGGATCGGCGACCTGAACGGCATCACTGCGCGGCTCGACTACGTGAAGTCGCTCGGCGTCGACGTGATCTGGCTCTGCCCGGTGTTCGGTTCGCCGAACGACGACAACGGGTACGACATCAGCGATTACCAGGCGATCATGGACGACTTCGGCACGATGGCGGATTTCGACCGCCTGCTCGCCGAAGTCCACCGCCGTGGCATGCGGCTGATCCTCGATCTCGTCGCGAACCACACCAGCGACCTGCACCCGTGGTTTCTCGAATCGCGCGCATCGCTGAACAACCCCAAGCGCGACTGGTACCTGTGGCGCGACGGCAAGGACGGGCGCGAGCCGAACAACTGGGAGAGCATTTTCAAAGGCTCGGCATGGAAACACGACGCCGCGACCGGTCAGTATTTCCTGCACCTGTTCTCCGAGCGCCAGCCGGACCTGAACTGGGACAACCCGGAAGTGCGGACCGCGATCTACGAAATGGTGCGCTGGTGGCTCGACAAAGGCGTCGACGGCTTCCGGCTCGATGCCGTCAGCCACAAGAAAAAGGAGCCGGGCCTGCCCGACATGCCCAATCCGCACGGCCTCGATTACGTGCCGTCGTTCGAGAAGCACATGAACGTCGATGGCGTGCTCGACTACCTCGACGAGTTGTGCCGCCACACGTTCGATCACTACGACGTGATGACCGTCGGCGAAGCCAACGGCGTGTCGCCGCAGCAGGCCAGAGCCTGGGTCGGCGAGGAGCACCGGCGACTCAACATGATTTTCCAGTTCGAGCATTCCGCGCTGTGGAAGAAGGCGCCGCGCAACGGACTCGACCTTCCGGCGCTGAAAGCGGTGCTGACGAAATGGCAGAAGAGCCTCGAAGGCATCGGCTGGAATGCGCTGTTCCTCGAAAACCACGACCTGCCACGGGTCGTATCGCGCTGGGGCGATACCGGCCGCTACTGGCGCGAGAGCGCGACCGCGCTGGCGACGATGTATTTCCTGATGCAGGGCACGCCGTTCATCTACCAGGGGCAGGAGCTCGGCATGACGAACAGCCGCTTTGCGGCGCTCGACGATTTCAACGACGTCCTGACGAAGAACCGCTTCGCGTTGATGAAGCGCGAAGGACTCGGCGAGCGTGACATCATCGACCTGTTGTCGATCGTCTCGCGCGACAACGCCCGCACGCCCATGCCGTGGAACGGGTCGGCGAACGCCGGGTTCAGCACCGGCACCCCGTGGCTGCGGGTCAATCCGAACTTCAACGAGATCAACGCCGAGTTGCAGGAGCCCGACCCCGCGTCGGTGCTGAACCATTACCGTTGCCTGATCGCGCTACGCAAACGCGAGCCAGGGCTCGTCTATGGCCACTACGAGCTGCTGATGGAGGACGATGCGCAGATCTACGCCTACAGCCGCACGCAGGGTGCGCGGCGCTACCTGATCATCACGAACCTGACGCGCGACGAAGCTCGATACCACGAGCCTGGCCTGCTGCTGGAGGGCAGCGGGTTGCTGCTCGCGAACCATCCGGTCGAGTCGCATCCCCCGACTGACAGGCTGCTGCTCCGGCCGTATGAAGCGCGCGTTTACCGCCTTGGCTGA
- a CDS encoding DUF4040 domain-containing protein, whose amino-acid sequence MGALYPALTAGWSWGTRPILPPHPAFVLMWVIGAACAVTAAWQAKHHRFAALILSGGAGLATSLTFVWFSAPDLALTQLTVEVVTAVLILLGLRWLPRRDERFRLGERVPMTTRVRRGRDTLIATVAGLGLAGLAYAILTRPPTDGISPFFVERALSEGGGLNVVNVILVDFRGFDTFGEITVLGIVALTVYALLRRFRPAPESVALPRQQSEQDGADGGSEERLPDPAAPLPDGYLMLPAVIVRLLLPLATLVSLFFLLRGHNAPGGGFVGGLVLATAVILQYIVGGTVWVESRLRIHPQYWIATGLLAAGTAGAGAWLATEPFLSNLSWHGELPLLGEIHLSTVLLFDLGVYMLVVGATVLMLVALAHQSLRSHHRKAMLDRGGFV is encoded by the coding sequence GTGGGCGCGCTTTATCCGGCGCTGACCGCAGGCTGGTCGTGGGGCACGCGCCCGATTCTTCCTCCTCATCCGGCCTTCGTGCTGATGTGGGTCATCGGCGCGGCGTGCGCGGTCACCGCCGCCTGGCAAGCCAAGCATCACCGCTTCGCGGCGCTGATCCTGTCCGGGGGCGCGGGGCTGGCGACGAGCCTGACCTTCGTCTGGTTCTCGGCGCCCGATCTCGCGCTCACGCAACTCACCGTCGAGGTCGTCACTGCGGTGCTGATCCTGCTCGGGCTGCGCTGGCTGCCGCGGCGTGACGAGCGCTTCCGCCTGGGCGAACGCGTGCCGATGACCACGCGCGTGCGCCGCGGCCGCGACACCCTCATCGCCACCGTGGCGGGACTCGGGCTCGCCGGTCTCGCCTATGCCATCCTGACTCGTCCTCCGACCGACGGCATCTCGCCGTTCTTCGTCGAACGGGCGTTGTCGGAGGGCGGCGGCCTGAACGTTGTTAACGTCATCCTCGTCGACTTCCGGGGGTTCGACACCTTCGGCGAAATCACCGTGCTCGGGATCGTCGCGCTGACGGTGTATGCGCTCCTGCGCCGCTTCCGCCCGGCGCCCGAGAGCGTCGCGCTGCCACGCCAGCAAAGCGAGCAGGACGGAGCGGACGGCGGCAGTGAAGAGCGGCTGCCCGATCCTGCCGCGCCCTTGCCGGACGGTTACCTGATGCTGCCGGCGGTGATCGTGCGACTGCTCCTGCCGCTGGCGACGCTGGTGTCGCTGTTCTTCCTGCTCCGTGGGCACAATGCGCCGGGCGGCGGCTTCGTCGGCGGGCTCGTGCTCGCGACCGCGGTGATCCTGCAGTACATCGTCGGCGGCACGGTGTGGGTGGAGTCGCGGCTGCGCATCCATCCCCAATACTGGATCGCGACCGGGCTGCTCGCGGCGGGAACGGCCGGAGCCGGGGCGTGGCTTGCGACCGAGCCGTTCCTGTCGAACTTGTCCTGGCACGGCGAGCTGCCGCTGCTCGGTGAAATCCATCTGTCGACGGTGCTGCTGTTCGATCTCGGGGTCTACATGCTCGTCGTCGGAGCGACGGTGCTGATGCTCGTCGCGCTCGCGCACCAGTCGCTGCGCAGCCACCACCGCAAGGCGATGCTCGATCGCGGAGGATTCGTCTGA
- a CDS encoding Na+/H+ antiporter subunit E: MPVLPVFLLVMWLALNGSFAPGQIALGVVFAGLITLAVAALRPVSAWPRRFDVAVRLFFVVLVDVIRSNIAVGRVILGASRRQPYVGFVKIPLELRAPHGLAVLAMIVTACPGSVWAGHDRESGVLTLHILDLHDEAEWIRTVKQRYERPLMEIFE, translated from the coding sequence GTGCCAGTCCTGCCGGTCTTCCTCCTGGTGATGTGGCTGGCCCTCAACGGCAGCTTCGCGCCGGGGCAGATCGCGCTCGGCGTGGTGTTCGCCGGCCTGATCACGCTCGCGGTCGCCGCGCTGCGCCCGGTATCCGCGTGGCCGCGGCGCTTCGACGTCGCGGTTCGTCTGTTCTTCGTCGTCCTCGTCGATGTCATCCGCTCCAACATCGCGGTCGGCCGCGTCATCCTCGGCGCGTCGAGGCGGCAGCCGTACGTCGGTTTCGTCAAGATTCCGCTCGAACTGCGCGCTCCGCACGGACTTGCCGTGCTGGCGATGATCGTCACCGCGTGCCCCGGCTCGGTCTGGGCCGGGCACGACCGCGAGAGCGGGGTGTTGACGCTGCATATCCTCGACCTGCACGACGAAGCGGAGTGGATCCGAACGGTCAAGCAGCGCTACGAACGGCCGCTGATGGAGATCTTCGAATGA
- a CDS encoding K+/H+ antiporter subunit F — translation MSNVLPWAVYFALMCVSVAMGCAALRLLRGPQAQDRVLALDTLYISGMLVVLTLGVGFGSGIYFDIALLIALFGFVGATAMAKFLLRGEVIEP, via the coding sequence ATGAGCAATGTCCTTCCGTGGGCGGTGTACTTCGCCCTGATGTGCGTTTCGGTCGCGATGGGGTGCGCCGCGCTCCGCCTGCTGCGTGGCCCGCAGGCGCAGGACCGGGTGCTCGCCCTCGACACGCTGTACATCAGCGGCATGCTCGTCGTGCTCACGCTGGGAGTCGGCTTCGGCTCGGGGATCTATTTCGACATCGCGCTGCTGATCGCGCTGTTCGGCTTCGTCGGCGCCACCGCGATGGCCAAGTTCCTGCTGCGCGGCGAGGTCATCGAGCCGTGA